The following nucleotide sequence is from Deinococcus planocerae.
GCTCTGGCACTGATGACGGTCATGCCAGACGTTCATTTGAACCGCCTGCTCCTGACGTTCAGCAGAAACTCGGAATTTCTCCGCCAGCACGGCTATTCACTGCGCTATGCGAGGTGCAACTCCTGAGGAAAACACACCCCTGGGTGGAGGGTTCCTGCTCTATGGCTTCTGCCCGGTGGAATCTCCTAAACCGAGATGGCCCTCTTGACTGTTGATTCTTCAAAAAGAAAAAAGAGTAGAAAACATATGATGATCATCATCAGGGCGCCCAGGCGGGGCACGGCCTGGCGCGCCTTTTTCGGGCTGATCCTGCAAAGTGTCGGAGATAGGTCCTGCAAAGTGTCGGAGGCAGGTCCGGTCAATCCCGCAAAGTGTCGGTGGGACGTTCAGGATAGCTGCCCCTGAGTCCTGCAAAGTGTCGGGGGCGACTCCTACAAAGTGTCGGAGGGAGAGGAAGGGTATTCCAGCCTTGTCCCGCAAAGTGTCGGGGGCGACTCCTACAAAGTGTCGGAGGGGCTGTGAGGGCATTTCAACGCGATCCCGCAAAGTGTCGGAGGTGACTCCTACAAAGTGTCGGAGGCTCCTACGGCCAGTCCCGCAAAGTGTCGGAGAGAGCCCTCCTGCCTCTGTCCGCCGAGTCCCACAAAATGTCGGAGGCGAAGGTGTAGCAGCGAAAAGGGAGGGCCCCCGTCACCTGCTCTGCCGGGGACCACAGTGAGTTGAACAGAGACAGGATCAGGGGGTGGGTTGCTCCCAACCTGAGATCTGGCCTTCGATCTGGGGCCGTTCGAGCGAACGCAGTTGGAGAAGGTCCAAGGTGCTGACGCGCCCATCCAGGTACAGCTTCACCGCCCGGTCACGCAGGGGCCGCAGGGCTCCTGTCTCCTCGAATCTCTGCCCAAGGGCCATGAGCGCAGACTCTGGTTTCCTCTCCACCGGAGCCAGGTCTTCCTCATCGGGTGTGGGCAGGGGTGGAGGAGCAGGTCGCTGCGCACTGGACGTTTTCTCCGCGACTTGCACCGGGTACTTGTCCGGGTCGCGGAGCATATCCACCAGGAGGCCCTGACGGTTCTTGACCTTGCCCTTGTAGGCGGTCTTCATCAAGGCCTCGAAACGCGTCAGAGTTTGATGCACGTGCGCTGCGCTGTACTGCACAGCCAATTCCAGGGCAGCCTTGCTGCTGAGATACTGTGACAGGAGTTGGGCCGCCTCCGGATCGGCCATCCGTACCTCTTCCTCAGCGAAGGTGTACGTGAAGGTTTTTTGCCGCCCCCGCCCCTCGGTCTCGACGGTAGCGAGGTAGCCGCTTTCCATCAACGCCTCGTGGGCGGGGATCAGGGCGCGCTCGATGAGGGAAGGCAGGTTGCGACCGTCCATCTGGTGCGACAGTCCCAGGTGCTCAGCCCAACTCAGGAGGGGAAGTTTGACTTCCCTGGGTGGCGTGCCGTTCTCGGCAAGGTTCGTGCGGAGCATGGAGAGCGCCCGGTAAACACTGCGACTCATCGGCTGCTTGAGCCGACCGAGCAGGGCGCTGTCGAGGGGTCGGACGTACCCGGAGCGAATGCTCTGCATCAGCTCCGGGTCGAGGCGAATGACGAGCAGCGTCTTCGCCTGCCAACGGCCGATGTCCTCGACCTTTTCGGTGTTGTCTGCCTGCCAGTGCTTGGCGACCAGGTTGAAATCCACTGTCCGCCAGTCGCGCTTGCCTTGGTCGTACCAACACTCGGTGATGGTGAAGGTGCTGCGCTTGAGCCGGTGGAGGGCGCGTTGCACCTCGCCGTAGCTCCTGGCGTTGTCGGGAAGACAGCTCAGCTTCAGCAGTTCGCTGGCGCTGATGCGGATCTCGCCGCCCGGTCTCGTGTTCTGGAGCACGGCGGCGCTGATCAGGCCCAGCAACACATCGTTGTCGATCCCGTGCGGCACCACGTCATTGAGGTCGGCCGTGCACTCGACGGTCATCGTGCCCAGCGCGTCGAGCGCGAGTTCCTTGCGCCAGCCCTTGAGCGTGGTGCGGTTCTGCGCCAGGACCAGGTTGAGACGGGCGAGGTTCAGCTCGTCGTGCCTCTCCTTGAGCATCACGCGTGAGTTCCCCACCGAGAGCAACATGAGCTGAGTGTACTCCTCATCTCCTTCTCCTCAAGAACAGGATGAGGCGTCGCCTCCCCGGAAGACTCACGCCCTGCTGGAGTTGCACGGCGGCCTCCCGGGCCGGAGCGGGGTTCAACCCCAGACTTCGCAGGGCGCCTGCGGCGCGCTCCTCACTTTCGCGGGCATAGGTGGCCGCGATGAGCCGGGCGAGCTGGACGCGCTCTTCCAGGGTGAGCTGCGGCAGCACGCGCCGGGCCTCAGCGAGTGGGTCCGTGACCGTCCCGCTTCTGCGCGCCGGCTTCGGGCGCGCAGGCGCGCGGTAGGCGCTCTCCAGGCTGGCGAGCGCGTGACGGCGGGTGTAGGGGTCGTGTCGACCGCGTGCGCCCTGCTGCCCGACCCCGTCGGCGTAGTCCAGCATCACGGGCCGGGCGTCCTCCAGGGCGTGTCCCGCCTTTTTCAATTCACGGGCGAGCCAGTACCCGGCGTTGTTCCGTGCGCCGGAGGCCCGGCCCAGCGCCTCCCGCAACAGTGCCGGCGCGTCCTCCCCGGCCCCCAGCCTGCTCGGGTCGAGTTCCGGCAATTCCGGCGGGGGCGGGCAGGTGAGGCCCGTCCACAGGGCCACCGCCTCGGGCAGACACGCGGGGTCGGGCAACTCCTCGCTGAGGAGCTGATACCTCCCGTTGGCCAGAACGCTCGGTGGGAGGACGATCATCCCGCCGTCCCCCCGGACATCCAGGCCGGGGAACGGCGGGTTCTTGAAGCTGCCACTGGCGAGCGTCCGGACCCTCCAGCCAGGATGCGGGAAGTACAGGTGTGGGGACCCGCCCCCCGAGAGGGCGCTGGGGGTCAGGCCCCACTCCTTCAGGAGCGCCCAGCCCGCTGCTCCGTCCAGGTCGATCACCACCCGCCTGCTGATCGTTCCGGTGACGCCCGCCATGCCCGGGACGCGGCGCCGGGGGTGGAACCACTCGCGCAGCAGGTCCGGGCTCACCCGCTCCTGCTGGAACCCCCGCCAGGCAGGCACCCGCTTTCCCTCGTCGTTGATGGTGTAGTGCCCCGTCTCGACCATGACGGCGTGCGGCCCCTTGAAGCGGTGGACCGGGATCACGTTCCACCCCAGGTCCAGGGCGCGCCGCGCCGATTCAAGCAGGTTCATGCGGATTGCCGCTCGTCCGACT
It contains:
- a CDS encoding replication initiator protein A gives rise to the protein MLLSVGNSRVMLKERHDELNLARLNLVLAQNRTTLKGWRKELALDALGTMTVECTADLNDVVPHGIDNDVLLGLISAAVLQNTRPGGEIRISASELLKLSCLPDNARSYGEVQRALHRLKRSTFTITECWYDQGKRDWRTVDFNLVAKHWQADNTEKVEDIGRWQAKTLLVIRLDPELMQSIRSGYVRPLDSALLGRLKQPMSRSVYRALSMLRTNLAENGTPPREVKLPLLSWAEHLGLSHQMDGRNLPSLIERALIPAHEALMESGYLATVETEGRGRQKTFTYTFAEEEVRMADPEAAQLLSQYLSSKAALELAVQYSAAHVHQTLTRFEALMKTAYKGKVKNRQGLLVDMLRDPDKYPVQVAEKTSSAQRPAPPPLPTPDEEDLAPVERKPESALMALGQRFEETGALRPLRDRAVKLYLDGRVSTLDLLQLRSLERPQIEGQISGWEQPTP
- a CDS encoding bifunctional DNA primase/polymerase, coding for MNLLESARRALDLGWNVIPVHRFKGPHAVMVETGHYTINDEGKRVPAWRGFQQERVSPDLLREWFHPRRRVPGMAGVTGTISRRVVIDLDGAAGWALLKEWGLTPSALSGGGSPHLYFPHPGWRVRTLASGSFKNPPFPGLDVRGDGGMIVLPPSVLANGRYQLLSEELPDPACLPEAVALWTGLTCPPPPELPELDPSRLGAGEDAPALLREALGRASGARNNAGYWLARELKKAGHALEDARPVMLDYADGVGQQGARGRHDPYTRRHALASLESAYRAPARPKPARRSGTVTDPLAEARRVLPQLTLEERVQLARLIAATYARESEERAAGALRSLGLNPAPAREAAVQLQQGVSLPGRRRLILFLRRRR